CATCGACCCCAAGGCCCGCGCGGCCTACGACTCCTTCATCACCATCAACTACCTGGAGTACCCCGAGGCCGCGGACATGTACACCAGCTACGCCACCAAGGCCGGGGCGCAGAACTTCAACGGCTGGAGCGACCCCGCGGTCGAGGCCGACCTGCTCAAGGCCCAGGGGGCGGCGGACCCGGTGCAGCGGGCCGAGGCCGTCGTCGCCGCGCAGGCCGTCATCGCCAAGGCCCTGCCCTGGATCCCGATCGTCGCCCCGCGCGCCCTGCTGTTCCAGAACAAGGCCGTCACCGGCGCTCCGCTCACCTTCTCCTACATGGACAACGCCTGGGCCGCCGCGATGGGAGCCCCCTGATGGGGCGGCTGGTGCTGCACCGCCTCGGCGGGCTGGTCACCACGCTGCTGCTGTCCAGCGTGGTGATCTTCGGCAGCCTCTACCTCGCCCCCGGCAGCCCCGAGGACGTGCTCTTCGGGAGCCGGCAGCCCACGGCGGCGGCCCGCGCCGCCGTGGCCCACCGGCTGCACCTCGACCAGCCGCTGCCGGTCCGCTACTGGGACTGGCTCACCGGCGTCCTCCACGGCGACCTGGGGACCTCCATGGTCACCGGCCAGTCCGTGGCCGACCGGGTCGGCGGCCACCTCGGCACCAGTCTGCTGCTGGTCACCCTGACCATGGTGATCGTCGTCGTGCTCGGGATCGGCATGGGCGCGGTCGCGGCCATGCGCCCCGGCGCCGTGGACGCCGCCGCCAACGCCGCCACCTCGGTGTCGGTCACCGTGCCCTCCTTCGTCGCCGCCTCGCTGCTGATCTCGGTGTTCGCGGTGCACCTCGGCTGGTTCCCGGAGTCCGGCATCGGCAGCGGGTTCGGCGGGGAACTGCACGGGCTGGTCCTGCCCGCGATCGCCATGGCGATCATGAGCATCGGCTTCCTCGCCCGGATCTCCCGCAACGCCCTGCGCGAGGAACTCCAGAAGGAGCACGTGCAGACCGCGCTGGTGCGCGGCCTGCCCCGGTGGGCGGTGCTCCGCGACCACGTGTTCCGCAACGCCCTGCCCCCGATCATCACCGCCGTCGCGCTGCTGACCTCCGGCACCTTCGCCTCCACCCTGATCGTGGAGACCGCCTTCGCCGTCCCCGGCATCGGGCAGCTCACCATCTCGTCCGTGGGCCAGAAGGACTTCCCGGTGGTGCAGGCCGTCTCACTGCTGCTGGTCGCGGCATTCGTGATCTGCAATGCCGTCAGCGACCTGATCCAGGCGCTGATCGACCCGCGGCTGCGCACCACCAGGAGGACCGCATGAACCCCATCCCGAGGCTGCGCCGGGTCCGCGCCGCGCTCGGCCCCTCCGGCACCGTCGCCGCGGTCTTCATGATCGTGGTGCTGGTGACGGCGGTCGCCGCCCCGCTGCTCGCGCCCTACGGCCCCAACACCGCCTCCCTGCTCGACTCCTTCGCCCAGCCCTCCGCCTCGCACCTGCTCGGGGCCGACGGCATCGGCCGCGACATCCTGTCCCGGCTGATGTTCGGCGCCCGCACCAGCCTGCTTGGACCGGCCTTCATCGTCTGCATCGCGCTGCTCATCGGCATCCCGCTGGCGCTGGCCGCCTGCTGGTACGGCGGCATCGTGGACAGCGTCATCGCCCGGGTCTTCGACATCGTCTACGCGATGCCGGGCCTGCTGCTCGCGGTCCTCGCGGTGTCCCTGTTCGGCCCGGGGCTGATGCCGGCCGTGGCCGCGCTGTCCATCGCCTACATCCCCTTCCTGGCCCGGATCGTCCTCGCCGCGGCCCGGCAGCAGCGGGTCAGCCCGTACGTCGACGCCCTGTCGGTGCAGGGCTTCGGTGCGATCCGGATCACCACCCGGCACATCCTGCGCAACATCGTGCCGGTGGTCGTCGGACAGGCCGCGATCGCCTTCGGCTACGCCCTGCTGGACCTGGCCTCGCTGTCCTACCTGGGGCTCGCGGTCCAGGCGCCGACCGCCGACTGGGGCGTCATGGTCAGCGACGAGACCGCGCTGCAGCAGGGCTACTGGCTGCCGATCCTCGCCCCCGGCGTCCTCATCGTGCTGTGCGT
The Streptacidiphilus albus JL83 genome window above contains:
- a CDS encoding ABC transporter permease, which produces MGRLVLHRLGGLVTTLLLSSVVIFGSLYLAPGSPEDVLFGSRQPTAAARAAVAHRLHLDQPLPVRYWDWLTGVLHGDLGTSMVTGQSVADRVGGHLGTSLLLVTLTMVIVVVLGIGMGAVAAMRPGAVDAAANAATSVSVTVPSFVAASLLISVFAVHLGWFPESGIGSGFGGELHGLVLPAIAMAIMSIGFLARISRNALREELQKEHVQTALVRGLPRWAVLRDHVFRNALPPIITAVALLTSGTFASTLIVETAFAVPGIGQLTISSVGQKDFPVVQAVSLLLVAAFVICNAVSDLIQALIDPRLRTTRRTA
- a CDS encoding ABC transporter permease; its protein translation is MNPIPRLRRVRAALGPSGTVAAVFMIVVLVTAVAAPLLAPYGPNTASLLDSFAQPSASHLLGADGIGRDILSRLMFGARTSLLGPAFIVCIALLIGIPLALAACWYGGIVDSVIARVFDIVYAMPGLLLAVLAVSLFGPGLMPAVAALSIAYIPFLARIVLAAARQQRVSPYVDALSVQGFGAIRITTRHILRNIVPVVVGQAAIAFGYALLDLASLSYLGLAVQAPTADWGVMVSDETALQQGYWLPILAPGVLIVLCVLSLTVIGARISGERPQPYLLRRSRKRTVASPALTGAAV